TGGAGCTCAATAGAGGCGATCAAGGTCTATTTGATTCGGGCCGCCGCCCCTATTCACTTCCAGGCCGGCTGTGAGGAAATTCCGGCCAAAGGCGGCCAAAAAGCCCGACTTTGCGGCGCTATTTCGGCTCGACGATCGCACGAGCGTAGGTTGCGAGATCGAAGTAGTCGCGCCAGATCCTGATCTTGCCGTCGGCCAATTCGAACACGCCGCAGCAGGGCAGATCGACACTCTTGGCCCCTAGGCGGGTTCTGTCGAGACGCTCGGCCATGACGATGTCGCCTCGTGAGACGATGTTCAGGACATCCCAATTCGTCTCTGTCCAATCCTTGATGAACCCGCCGATGAACCTGCGCAGGTTGTCGTGACCGCTGACCGGCTTGTTCATCATGTTGTGATAGGTGCCGTCGGGGGCGAAGAATGCGACGATCTCGTCAACGTCCAGTCGCGACCATGCGGCGATGAAATCCCGTACGGTCTGTTCGTTGGTTCTCATGGTTATTCCCCTTGAAATGTCGCGAATGGAAAGGTCGCGGGCAAGCCGCAGCAATCGAGCTATTTTGGCTTTTTGCGTTGCTGGATGGCTTTGAGGTAGTTGACCGCCGCCTCGGCGTCAGGCCGGTCAAACCGGAACGTCGGCATGCCCGGGTGAATGGTGATCAGGCCGTCCTGCAGTCGTTGCACGAAGTCGGTGTCGTACAGTTTATCCCCGAAGGTGCGGAACGGCGGCGCCTCGGCGAGGGGGCTTTGGCCAGTTGAGCCGACAGCGTGACAGCGGGCGCACATGGATTCGAGTAGAGCCTTGCCGTGTCGCTGCTCGCGGTCGAGGGCGTGGCCGGCCTGGCTCCAGGCCACCGTCAGCAACAGCGCGAGACAAATTTTGTTCATGGCCAGTCCCTATGTTGGCGGCAATCTAGCACCGGGATTCGCCATCGGGGCGACTGATTTGCCCTTGTCGACAAGCCTCCGAAAATACTCGATATTGCAGAGACATGGATACAGTTGTGAGCGCTTCGCCGGCATGCTGAATCGCCACCAACGAGGCGGAAGAGAGTCATGACCAAGGCGGTGCTCGGTATCATCGGCGGCTCCGGCATTTATGACCTGCCGGGGCTGGAAAATGCGCACGAGGAGGCGATTTCGAGCCCTTGGGGCGTGCCGTCGGCGCCGGTCCGCCGCGGCTCTATCGCCGGCCTTCCGGTCGTGTTTCTGCCGCGCCATGACAAGGGCCATCGGCTGTCGCCCTCCGACATCAACTACCGCGCCAATATCGATGTGCTGAAGCGCGCCGGGGTCACCGACCTGGTCTCGTTGTCGGCGTGCGGTTCGTTCAGGGAGGACTTGCCGCCCGGCACCTTCGTGCTGGTCGA
The genomic region above belongs to Bradyrhizobium sediminis and contains:
- a CDS encoding c-type cytochrome; its protein translation is MNKICLALLLTVAWSQAGHALDREQRHGKALLESMCARCHAVGSTGQSPLAEAPPFRTFGDKLYDTDFVQRLQDGLITIHPGMPTFRFDRPDAEAAVNYLKAIQQRKKPK
- a CDS encoding limonene-1,2-epoxide hydrolase family protein; the encoded protein is MLRLARDLSIRDISRGITMRTNEQTVRDFIAAWSRLDVDEIVAFFAPDGTYHNMMNKPVSGHDNLRRFIGGFIKDWTETNWDVLNIVSRGDIVMAERLDRTRLGAKSVDLPCCGVFELADGKIRIWRDYFDLATYARAIVEPK